In a single window of the Rhopalosiphum padi isolate XX-2018 chromosome 1, ASM2088224v1, whole genome shotgun sequence genome:
- the LOC132923709 gene encoding uncharacterized protein LOC132923709 — translation MLKVSLVYTLLLYLHFTTNVLCNLVNDNQSKNNSPFWINPCGYNTNNSEDYDDSDAGIMDRILTIAKQCQKNINQFKHEYIQQTFSSDYDAHYDRWMNENNNWMNPRLLNKAEDNMSQSSLDSRSFPSELKYSHEILQRVSVGFEMLLDDASNNDSLEYQFHDNFTTCKNDLQQLLCEISDDIEVTHQEKPKDITRDEVPNEVRQETSTAKRNLTNSIIFRDYMIAIKYVKNTYEYLRSKCNSISALTAWYKTKRHRIY, via the coding sequence atgttgaAAGTAAGTTTagtgtatactttattattatacttgcatTTTACTACTAATGTTTTATGCAACCTGGTGAATGATaatcaatcaaaaaataattcccCATTTTGGATTAATCCATGTGGCTACAACACAAATAATTCTGAAGACTACGATGATTCTGATGCTGGTATCATGGATCGTATTTTAACAATAGCAAAacaatgtcaaaaaaatattaatcagttTAAACATGAGTACATTCAACAAACATTCAGTTCTGATTATGATGCACATTATGATAGGTGgatgaatgaaaataataattggatgAATCCCCGACTTTTAAATAAAGCTGAAGATAATATGTCACAATCATCATTGGATTCACGTTCATTTCCCAGCGAATTAAAATACAGTCATGAAATATTACAACGAGTTTCTGTTGGTTTTGAAATGTTGCTTGATGATGCAAGTAATAATGATTCTTTAGAATATCAATTTCATGATAATTTCACCACCTGTAAGAATGATTTGCAGCAACTTTTATGTGAGATCAGTGATGACATTGAAGTTACACATCAAGAGAAACCAAAAGATATTACTAGAGACGAAGTTCCTAATGAAGTTCGGCAAGAAACAAGTACTGCTAAGAGAAATCTCacaaattctattatttttcgtGATTATATGATTGCTATTAAGTATGTAAAAAATACCTATGAATATTTAAGAAGCAAATGCAATAGTATTTCTGCATTGACAGCatggtataaaacaaaacgccatcgtatttattaa